In Aggregicoccus sp. 17bor-14, the genomic window CCAACTGTAAGTCTCCAGCCGGGCGCGGTCCTCCGCCTTCCCCACCCTGCCCCACCTGGTGCGCAGCCCCGGGCCATGTCCCAGCGAAACGATTCGAGGGGCTCGCGCATACAGAGGGGACCATGCGCGCTCCCCTCTCCCCGTCCCTGCCCTCCGCCCCGCCCGACGCAGCCCTGGGCGTGGGCGCGCGCGCGCCCTCTCCGCTGCTGGTGGATCCGCTGAGCGGTGAGCCGCGCCCGCTGCTCGTTCCCGGCCGTCCGACGCTGGTCACCTTCCTGCGCGGCACCTGGTGCGGGGACTGCCGGGCCTTCCTCGAGCGCGTGGGGCCGCTGCACGCGGAGGTGGCGCGCCGGGGCGTCTCGCTGGTGGGGGTGGTGTGCCAGGGGCGGCACTGGGTCGCGAGCTGGCTCGCGGTGAACCGGCAGCCCTTCCCGCTGCTGGTGGACGAGGAGCGCACGGCGGCGCGCGCCTACGGCGTCTACAAGCTGCTCGGGCTGGACGGGGTGAACATCGCGCGGCCCGCGAGCTTCCTCGTGGACGCGAGCGGGCGCATCACCTGGTCCTACGTGGGGCGCGACAAGGGCGACCGCCCCTCGGACGCGCTGCTGCTCGAGCGCATCGCGCAGCTGGGCGAGGCGGCCCGGGCGCCCTAGGCGTCTCCCGGGGCTTCTTCAGGCGCGGCCGGGGGCAGCACCGGCAGGCCCTCGGCGGCGGCCGCGCGCGCGGCCGCGGCGTCCAGGCGCGCGAGCAGCACCACCGCGGCGAGGATGCACGCGCCGCCCACGCCCTGCGCCGCGCTCAGCCGCTCGTGCAGGAAGAGCGCGCCCAGCAGCACCGCCACCAGCGGCTCCATCGTGCTGAGCAGCGCCGCGCTCACCGCGCCCACGCGCGCCATGCCGGCGAGCAGCGCGAGCACC contains:
- a CDS encoding peroxiredoxin, with translation MRAPLSPSLPSAPPDAALGVGARAPSPLLVDPLSGEPRPLLVPGRPTLVTFLRGTWCGDCRAFLERVGPLHAEVARRGVSLVGVVCQGRHWVASWLAVNRQPFPLLVDEERTAARAYGVYKLLGLDGVNIARPASFLVDASGRITWSYVGRDKGDRPSDALLLERIAQLGEAARAP